The following are encoded in a window of Kitasatospora sp. NBC_01250 genomic DNA:
- a CDS encoding polyketide synthase, which yields MAVLLPGAPDLAAYWENLRTGVDAITEVPAGRWDADYYDPAAAGGGPAVPDRLYCRRGGFVDGLAQVQPTRFGLMPNSVPGTEPDQLIALQVAAAALADAGGVERLPDRDRVGVVLGRGGYLTPGLVRLDQRVRGAQQLVRTLGELVPDLTSHQLATVKAAFAEQLGEDRPESAIGLVPNLAASRLANRLDLRGPAYTVDAACASSLVAVDQAVGELATGRCDVVLAGGVHHCHDVTLWSVFAQLRALSPSQRIRPFHRGADGLLVGEGTGVVVLKRLADAQRDGDRVYAVIRGTGVASDGRTAGLANPDPGGQSRAVRAAWRTAGLDPAAPGALGLLEAHGTATPAGDAAELATLAAVFGPSTGEEAAPVLGSVKSMIGHTMPAAGVAGLVKAALAVHHGVLLPTLHCEEPHPALAATRFRTIDAARPWETDPGGAPRRAGVNAFGFGGINAHVLLEEAPDSRAPARRPGATATATATRTATATATATATATSTATATSTATATATATVTEPERVLRLAADSPEQLAELLAADDRDLLSAAAADSIGALATAAPATAAPPCRVAIADPTAKRLALARRAVARGRAWRGRSDVWFAPRPLLGADRADPAAGRIAFLFPGLESEFAPRVDDVADHLGLPRPSASADPGTAQDPQAARVGDIGRHGVGVVAVGRLLETALRRMGVHPDAMAGHSVGEWTAMIASGVYAGASVDAFLESFDPDALRVPGLAFAALGAAADRVLDALATVEGMSEVVLSHDNAPQQSIVCGPRRPVTELVQWFRAQGVLGQLLPFQSGFHTPMLAPYLGPIRQAAERFELHRPAVPLWSGTTAAPFPQDEAAVRALFIRHLLEPVRFRPLVEALYAAGFRAFVQVGTGQLASLVGDTLGDREHLAIAANSPQRDGLAQLRRVAAALWVDGADLDPTALRPAAVAQSRPERPHPAVPLDLGGALVSLDPAALATLRADLAEAVAASLPQPPAPTSTPTSTPTAPVAPGLASLADRFPLAAELDALLRDTERAATELIGAARPSAMRTAPPQYPHPRTRAGAPADAPAAARPAPPGSGLHISLDAMPYLLDHCFFRQRAGWPDPVDRWPVVPATTIVQHLMDAAERANPGQLACGVSDLRFGQWVPAATPLDVEIGLRETEPGRLVADFGGFARGVVELTERHGTPPAPWSPDPSAERRPELTAAGLYAERWMFHGPAFQGLTELTALGATHVRGVITAPAAPGALLDNVGQLLGYWIMATRTERSVVFPVGIRQLRFYGPPVPPGTELHCHIRITALTDTTLEADAQLLVDGAVWAEARGWQDRRFDSHPDTRPVEHFVERHTISVPQPGGWVLLHERWPDLASRDLIMRNHLGAAERAQYEQQSPRARRAWLLGRIALKDAVRQWLRTQGEAGVFPAEIGVRNEPSGRPRVFGVHGRVLPELEVSIAHRAEVAVALVRPSRPGAATGVGIDLEEIVERPAGTLPVALGPGELVLLANCRRAYGGSEALWFTRFWAAKEAAAKSEGTGLRGRPHDFMVTAAEPSALTVVVAGPGAADPSRAHQVCCAGLSSPPDLPERAYVVAWTTGEADTADPNAADPNTGSPNTAAPSGSNPNDDDHPNHVSNPSDQSTERTTAK from the coding sequence ATGGCGGTGCTGCTGCCCGGCGCCCCGGACCTGGCGGCCTACTGGGAGAACCTGCGCACCGGCGTGGATGCGATCACCGAGGTCCCGGCGGGCCGCTGGGACGCGGACTACTACGACCCGGCGGCGGCCGGTGGCGGACCGGCCGTGCCGGACCGGCTCTACTGCCGACGCGGCGGCTTCGTGGACGGCCTGGCGCAGGTGCAGCCGACCCGGTTCGGACTGATGCCGAACTCGGTACCCGGCACCGAGCCCGACCAGCTGATCGCGCTCCAGGTGGCCGCCGCGGCCCTCGCCGACGCGGGTGGCGTCGAGCGGCTGCCGGACCGCGACCGGGTGGGCGTGGTGCTGGGCCGGGGCGGCTACCTGACGCCGGGGCTGGTCCGGCTGGACCAGCGGGTGCGCGGCGCCCAGCAGCTGGTGCGCACTCTGGGTGAGCTGGTCCCTGATCTGACGTCACATCAGCTCGCGACCGTGAAGGCGGCGTTCGCCGAGCAGCTCGGCGAGGACCGGCCGGAGTCGGCGATCGGCCTGGTGCCCAACCTGGCCGCCTCGCGGCTGGCCAACCGGCTGGACCTGCGCGGCCCGGCCTACACGGTGGACGCCGCCTGCGCCTCCTCGCTGGTCGCCGTCGACCAGGCGGTGGGCGAGCTGGCGACCGGGCGCTGCGACGTGGTGCTCGCCGGCGGGGTGCACCACTGCCACGACGTCACCCTGTGGAGCGTGTTCGCGCAACTGCGGGCGCTCTCGCCGAGCCAGCGGATCCGCCCGTTCCACCGGGGAGCGGACGGCCTGTTGGTCGGCGAGGGCACCGGCGTGGTGGTGCTCAAGCGCCTCGCCGACGCGCAGCGTGACGGCGACCGGGTGTATGCCGTGATCCGTGGCACCGGGGTGGCCAGCGACGGCCGCACGGCGGGGTTGGCCAATCCCGACCCGGGCGGCCAGAGCCGAGCGGTGCGGGCCGCCTGGCGGACGGCCGGGCTGGACCCGGCGGCGCCCGGCGCGCTCGGCCTGCTGGAGGCTCACGGCACCGCGACCCCGGCTGGTGATGCCGCCGAACTCGCCACCCTGGCCGCGGTGTTCGGGCCGTCGACCGGCGAAGAGGCGGCCCCGGTGCTGGGCTCGGTGAAGTCGATGATCGGCCACACCATGCCGGCCGCGGGTGTGGCCGGGCTGGTCAAGGCGGCGCTGGCCGTGCACCACGGTGTGCTGCTGCCCACGCTGCACTGCGAGGAGCCGCACCCGGCGCTGGCCGCCACCCGGTTCCGCACCATCGACGCCGCCCGGCCCTGGGAGACGGACCCCGGCGGGGCGCCGCGCCGGGCGGGCGTGAACGCCTTCGGGTTCGGCGGCATCAACGCCCACGTGCTGCTCGAAGAGGCGCCCGACTCCCGGGCACCGGCACGGCGGCCGGGAGCGACCGCAACCGCAACCGCGACTCGGACCGCAACCGCGACCGCAACCGCAACCGCGACCGCGACGTCCACCGCGACCGCGACGTCCACCGCGACCGCGACCGCGACCGCCACCGTCACCGAGCCCGAGCGCGTACTCCGGCTGGCCGCCGACAGCCCCGAGCAACTGGCCGAGCTGCTGGCCGCCGACGACCGCGACCTGCTGTCCGCCGCCGCGGCGGACAGCATCGGCGCGCTCGCCACTGCCGCGCCCGCCACCGCCGCGCCGCCCTGCCGGGTGGCGATCGCCGACCCGACCGCGAAGCGGCTGGCGCTGGCGCGCCGGGCGGTGGCCCGCGGCCGGGCCTGGCGCGGGCGCAGCGACGTGTGGTTCGCGCCGCGCCCGCTGCTGGGCGCGGACCGGGCCGACCCCGCCGCCGGCCGGATCGCCTTCCTCTTCCCGGGGCTGGAGAGCGAGTTCGCCCCTCGGGTGGACGATGTCGCCGACCACCTCGGCCTGCCGCGCCCGTCGGCCTCGGCCGACCCCGGGACGGCGCAGGATCCCCAGGCCGCCCGGGTGGGCGACATCGGACGGCACGGCGTGGGTGTGGTCGCCGTCGGGCGGCTGCTGGAGACGGCGCTGCGCCGGATGGGCGTGCACCCGGATGCCATGGCCGGACACAGCGTCGGCGAGTGGACCGCCATGATCGCCAGCGGCGTGTACGCGGGCGCCTCGGTGGACGCCTTCCTGGAGTCCTTCGACCCGGATGCGCTGCGCGTCCCGGGGCTGGCCTTCGCCGCGCTCGGCGCCGCCGCCGACCGCGTGCTCGACGCGCTGGCCACGGTCGAGGGGATGTCCGAAGTCGTCCTCTCCCACGACAACGCGCCGCAGCAGTCGATCGTCTGCGGTCCGCGCCGGCCGGTCACGGAGCTGGTGCAGTGGTTCCGCGCCCAGGGTGTGCTCGGCCAGCTGCTGCCGTTCCAGTCCGGCTTCCACACCCCGATGCTGGCCCCCTACCTGGGGCCGATCCGGCAGGCGGCCGAGCGCTTCGAGCTGCACCGGCCGGCCGTGCCGCTCTGGTCCGGGACGACCGCCGCGCCGTTCCCGCAGGACGAGGCGGCGGTGCGCGCGCTGTTCATCCGGCACCTGCTGGAGCCGGTGCGGTTCCGGCCGCTGGTGGAGGCCCTGTACGCGGCGGGGTTCCGGGCGTTCGTCCAGGTCGGCACCGGGCAACTGGCCTCGCTGGTGGGCGACACGCTGGGGGACCGGGAGCATCTGGCGATCGCGGCGAACTCCCCGCAGCGCGACGGGCTGGCGCAGCTGCGCCGGGTGGCCGCCGCGCTCTGGGTGGACGGCGCCGACCTGGACCCGACCGCCCTGCGCCCCGCCGCCGTCGCCCAGTCCCGGCCGGAACGTCCGCACCCCGCCGTCCCGTTGGACCTCGGCGGCGCGCTCGTCTCGCTGGACCCGGCCGCGCTCGCCACGCTCCGCGCGGACCTGGCCGAGGCCGTGGCGGCATCCCTGCCGCAGCCGCCCGCGCCCACCAGCACGCCCACCAGCACGCCGACCGCGCCGGTCGCACCCGGCCTCGCCTCGCTCGCCGACCGGTTCCCGCTCGCCGCCGAACTGGACGCTCTGCTGCGCGACACCGAGCGGGCGGCGACCGAACTGATCGGCGCGGCCCGGCCGTCGGCCATGCGCACGGCGCCGCCGCAGTACCCCCATCCGCGAACCCGCGCGGGCGCACCTGCCGATGCCCCCGCTGCCGCCCGTCCCGCGCCCCCCGGCAGCGGACTGCACATCTCGCTGGACGCCATGCCCTACCTGCTCGACCACTGCTTCTTCCGCCAGCGCGCGGGCTGGCCCGACCCGGTGGACCGCTGGCCGGTCGTGCCGGCCACCACCATCGTGCAGCACTTGATGGACGCCGCCGAACGGGCCAACCCCGGCCAACTGGCCTGCGGGGTCAGTGATCTGCGGTTCGGGCAGTGGGTGCCGGCCGCGACACCGCTGGACGTCGAGATCGGCCTCCGGGAGACGGAGCCCGGTCGGCTGGTCGCTGACTTCGGCGGATTCGCCCGCGGTGTGGTCGAACTGACGGAGCGTCATGGAACGCCACCCGCTCCCTGGTCGCCGGACCCGTCGGCGGAGCGGCGGCCGGAGCTGACGGCCGCCGGGCTCTACGCCGAGCGGTGGATGTTCCACGGTCCGGCGTTCCAGGGGCTGACCGAGCTGACCGCCCTCGGCGCGACGCACGTCCGTGGCGTGATCACCGCCCCGGCCGCGCCCGGTGCGCTGCTGGACAACGTCGGCCAGCTGCTCGGCTACTGGATCATGGCGACCCGCACCGAGCGCAGCGTCGTCTTCCCGGTCGGCATCCGGCAGTTGCGCTTCTACGGGCCGCCGGTGCCACCGGGGACCGAACTTCACTGCCACATCCGGATCACCGCCCTGACCGACACCACGCTCGAAGCCGATGCGCAACTGCTCGTCGACGGCGCGGTGTGGGCCGAGGCGCGCGGCTGGCAGGACCGCCGCTTCGACAGCCACCCGGACACCCGGCCCGTCGAACACTTCGTCGAGCGCCACACCATCTCGGTGCCACAGCCCGGTGGTTGGGTCCTGCTGCACGAGCGCTGGCCCGATCTCGCCTCGCGCGACCTGATCATGCGCAACCACCTGGGTGCCGCCGAACGGGCGCAGTACGAGCAGCAGTCCCCGCGTGCCCGCCGGGCCTGGTTGCTGGGCCGGATCGCGCTGAAGGACGCGGTGCGGCAGTGGCTCCGGACACAGGGCGAGGCCGGGGTGTTCCCGGCCGAGATCGGAGTCCGCAACGAACCCTCGGGCCGGCCACGGGTGTTCGGCGTGCACGGCCGGGTGCTCCCGGAGCTGGAGGTGTCGATCGCGCACCGGGCCGAGGTGGCGGTGGCCCTGGTCCGGCCGTCCCGCCCGGGCGCCGCTACCGGGGTCGGCATCGACCTGGAGGAGATCGTGGAGCGTCCGGCCGGGACCCTGCCGGTCGCGCTCGGCCCGGGGGAACTGGTCCTGCTGGCGAACTGCCGGCGGGCGTACGGCGGTTCCGAGGCGCTCTGGTTCACCCGGTTCTGGGCCGCGAAGGAGGCGGCGGCCAAGAGCGAGGGCACCGGCCTGCGGGGCCGGCCCCACGACTTCATGGTGACGGCCGCCGAACCGTCCGCCCTGACGGTGGTGGTCGCCGGCCCGGGAGCGGCGGACCCGTCCCGGGCCCACCAGGTGTGCTGCGCCGGACTGAGCAGTCCGCCCGACCTGCCGGAGCGCGCGTACGTCGTGGCCTGGACCACCGGAGAGGCCGACACCGCCGACCCGAACGCCGCCGACCCGAACACCGGCAGCCCGAACACCGCCGCCCCGAGCGGCAGCAACCCGAACGACGACGACCACCCGAACCACGTCAGCAACCCGAGCGACCAGAGCACCGAGAGGACGACGGCGAAGTGA
- a CDS encoding acyl carrier protein, with the protein MLATVLAEFGLDDAEVTMESRFTEDLELESIDLVTLAGQLQERWGDRINFAEFLAGMELDEIIGLTVGRLVRHVVERLHSAERG; encoded by the coding sequence ATGCTGGCCACCGTGCTGGCGGAGTTCGGCCTGGACGATGCCGAGGTCACCATGGAGTCCCGGTTCACCGAGGACCTCGAACTGGAGAGCATCGACCTGGTCACCCTGGCCGGGCAGCTCCAGGAGCGCTGGGGCGACCGGATCAACTTCGCCGAGTTCCTCGCGGGCATGGAGCTGGACGAGATCATCGGCCTGACGGTCGGCCGACTGGTCCGCCACGTGGTGGAGCGGCTGCACTCCGCGGAGCGGGGCTGA
- a CDS encoding alpha/beta fold hydrolase translates to MAFLELDGLRCHVQRLGPQDGRPPAATAVLLHGLLTDSLASYYFTLAPALAAAGVEVVMYDQRGHGRTARPPTDYRLEHFVDDLELLLDRLAPTAPVQLLGNSFGGTVAFGFAARRPEQVAGILAIESEPASPAWAVKLDGILRQAEHHLAEEETLAWVARQRGAHTARLARSAGRLLAATSLARDIPVSRLPTGAQLRAIRCPVLTVYGTESDLAPQAAQLDALLADCRSVFVPGQEHSVLVEAPDVVRELALGWLHDQGAELRGPGVRSAAPQSPATPHSPATPHATPHPPPHGPATPHATPHGPATPHATPHGPATPRGGGSRGPGARGTVLVGEVLPAHAGRSPR, encoded by the coding sequence ATGGCCTTCCTCGAACTCGACGGGCTGCGCTGCCACGTGCAGCGGCTCGGGCCGCAGGACGGCCGCCCGCCCGCGGCGACCGCCGTGCTGCTGCACGGGCTGCTCACCGACAGCCTCGCCAGCTACTACTTCACCCTGGCCCCCGCGCTCGCCGCCGCCGGGGTGGAGGTGGTGATGTACGACCAGCGCGGCCACGGCCGCACCGCACGGCCGCCGACCGACTACCGCCTGGAGCACTTCGTCGACGACCTGGAGCTGCTGCTCGACCGGCTGGCGCCGACCGCCCCGGTCCAGCTGCTCGGCAACTCCTTCGGCGGCACGGTGGCCTTCGGCTTCGCCGCCAGACGGCCGGAGCAGGTCGCCGGCATCCTGGCCATCGAGTCCGAACCGGCCTCCCCGGCCTGGGCCGTCAAGCTGGACGGGATCCTGCGGCAGGCCGAGCACCACCTGGCCGAGGAGGAGACGCTGGCCTGGGTCGCCCGGCAGCGCGGCGCGCACACCGCGCGGCTGGCCCGCTCGGCCGGCCGGCTGCTGGCCGCCACCTCGCTGGCCCGGGACATCCCGGTCAGCCGGCTGCCCACCGGGGCCCAGCTGCGCGCGATCCGCTGCCCGGTGCTGACGGTCTACGGCACCGAGTCGGACCTGGCTCCCCAGGCGGCGCAGCTGGACGCGCTGCTGGCCGACTGCCGCAGCGTCTTCGTCCCCGGGCAGGAGCACTCCGTCCTGGTCGAGGCACCGGATGTGGTGCGGGAACTCGCCCTCGGCTGGCTGCACGACCAGGGCGCCGAGCTGCGCGGACCGGGCGTGCGGTCCGCCGCCCCGCAGAGCCCCGCCACCCCGCACAGCCCCGCCACGCCGCACGCAACCCCGCACCCACCCCCGCACGGCCCCGCGACCCCGCACGCCACCCCGCACGGCCCCGCGACCCCGCACGCCACCCCGCACGGACCCGCCACCCCGCGCGGCGGCGGCTCGCGCGGTCCTGGTGCGCGCGGGACGGTGCTGGTCGGCGAGGTGCTGCCCGCACACGCCGGACGGAGCCCGCGGTGA
- a CDS encoding glycosyltransferase, with product MTGARFLFVVPPLVGHVNPAVGVAAELAARGHAVAWAGVPELIGHLAGPDAEVFPCAVPSAGPGSGGTVRRPPELRGPAALRFLWADFLVPLAEAMAPGVHAAVERFAPDVLVVDQQAVAGALVAEQLGLPWATSATTSAEFTGALEGMPLVEGWIAGLLAELRKSIGDPAGRADPRFSPHLILAFTTPELAGPVAEPTGPIRFVGPALASRPAEPPFPWEWLDPARALVLVTLGTANGDAGKGFLTVCQQALRARASRVQAVLADPGGVLGPSGGTSEGTPGAVRGTAPGADPLTAPGADPLTAPFTAPGADPDVLVLPSVPQLHLLERASAVICHAGHNTVCEALWHGVPLVVAPIRDDQPVVAAQVVAAGAGLRVRFGRTSADRLGQALDALLDDPAHQAGARRVGVSFRTAGGAARAASHLEELTQKS from the coding sequence GTGACCGGGGCCCGGTTCCTGTTCGTCGTCCCGCCGCTGGTCGGCCATGTGAACCCGGCCGTCGGTGTCGCCGCCGAGCTGGCCGCGCGCGGGCACGCGGTCGCCTGGGCGGGCGTGCCGGAGCTGATCGGCCACCTCGCGGGCCCAGATGCCGAGGTCTTCCCGTGTGCCGTCCCCAGCGCGGGGCCGGGCTCGGGCGGGACGGTGCGGCGGCCACCGGAGCTGCGCGGACCGGCGGCGCTGAGGTTCCTCTGGGCCGACTTCCTGGTCCCGCTCGCCGAGGCGATGGCCCCCGGCGTGCACGCGGCGGTGGAGCGCTTCGCCCCCGACGTCCTGGTGGTGGACCAGCAGGCGGTGGCCGGGGCGCTGGTCGCCGAGCAGCTGGGCCTGCCCTGGGCCACCTCCGCGACCACCTCGGCGGAGTTCACCGGTGCGCTGGAGGGCATGCCGCTGGTGGAGGGCTGGATCGCCGGCCTGCTCGCCGAGCTGCGCAAGAGCATCGGCGATCCGGCGGGCCGCGCCGACCCGCGCTTCTCGCCGCACCTGATCCTCGCCTTCACCACCCCCGAGCTGGCCGGGCCGGTCGCCGAGCCGACCGGGCCGATCCGCTTCGTCGGCCCGGCGCTGGCGAGCCGCCCGGCCGAACCGCCGTTCCCGTGGGAGTGGCTGGACCCGGCGCGCGCCCTGGTGCTGGTCACCCTCGGCACCGCCAACGGTGATGCGGGCAAGGGCTTTCTGACCGTCTGCCAGCAGGCGCTGCGGGCGCGGGCATCGCGGGTGCAGGCGGTACTGGCCGACCCCGGCGGCGTGCTGGGGCCCTCCGGGGGCACCTCCGAGGGCACTCCGGGCGCCGTCCGGGGCACCGCCCCAGGCGCTGACCCGCTCACCGCCCCGGGCGCCGACCCGCTCACCGCCCCATTCACCGCCCCGGGCGCCGACCCGGACGTCCTGGTGCTGCCGAGCGTCCCGCAGCTGCACCTGCTCGAACGGGCCAGCGCGGTGATCTGCCACGCCGGCCACAACACGGTCTGCGAGGCGCTGTGGCACGGCGTGCCGCTGGTCGTCGCCCCGATCCGGGACGACCAGCCGGTGGTGGCCGCCCAGGTGGTGGCCGCCGGCGCCGGTCTGCGGGTGCGGTTCGGGCGGACCAGCGCGGACCGCCTCGGTCAGGCACTGGACGCGCTGCTGGACGACCCCGCCCACCAGGCCGGGGCCCGGCGGGTGGGCGTCTCCTTCCGGACGGCGGGCGGCGCTGCCCGTGCGGCGAGCCACCTCGAAGAGCTGACCCAGAAGAGCTGA
- a CDS encoding class I SAM-dependent methyltransferase: MTTTETGAADRETTTRGPVRTRRVAALRPGYLADLADGTDRFFEPRRTDCPWCGSARLRLRLRTSDLLQHKPGTFTLDECQDCAHVFQNPRLTGPGLEFYYRDFYDGLGEERLGGVFGTRSAVYRGRARSVVPFAEAPGRWLDVGTGHGHFCASARELFPQTSFDGLDLSEGVELAERHGRLDRGLRGSFPELAPRLAGQYDVVSMFHYLEHSTEPNRELTAARQALRPGGLLLIEVPDPGSRLARLLGRWWLPWLQPQHLHLMPAANLRGRLGELGFSVVLEQHGEPHDPVDLLAACWLLLDALAPREDLPWAPGDPPGRLWRALRGALFVAGAPVLLGATVLDRLIARFAGRAGLSNAYRLLARRDD; this comes from the coding sequence TTGACCACCACCGAAACCGGCGCGGCCGACCGGGAGACGACCACCCGCGGCCCCGTCCGCACCCGCCGGGTCGCCGCCCTGCGGCCCGGCTACCTCGCCGACCTGGCCGACGGCACCGACCGGTTCTTCGAACCGCGCCGCACCGACTGCCCGTGGTGCGGCTCCGCGCGCCTGCGCCTGCGGCTGCGCACCAGCGACCTGCTCCAGCACAAGCCCGGGACGTTCACCCTGGACGAGTGCCAGGACTGCGCGCACGTCTTCCAGAACCCCCGACTGACCGGTCCGGGGCTGGAGTTCTACTACCGCGACTTCTACGACGGCCTGGGGGAGGAGCGCCTCGGCGGCGTCTTCGGCACCCGCAGCGCGGTCTACCGCGGCCGCGCGCGCTCGGTGGTCCCGTTCGCCGAGGCGCCGGGCCGCTGGCTGGACGTCGGTACCGGGCACGGCCACTTCTGTGCGAGCGCCCGCGAGCTCTTCCCGCAGACCTCGTTCGACGGTCTGGACCTCAGCGAGGGCGTCGAGCTGGCCGAGCGGCACGGCCGGCTCGACCGCGGCCTGCGCGGCTCGTTCCCCGAACTCGCGCCCCGGCTGGCCGGGCAGTACGACGTGGTGAGCATGTTCCACTACCTGGAGCACAGCACCGAGCCGAACCGGGAGCTGACCGCCGCCCGCCAGGCGCTGCGCCCCGGCGGGCTGCTGCTGATCGAGGTCCCCGACCCGGGCTCCCGCCTCGCCCGGCTGTTGGGGCGCTGGTGGCTGCCCTGGCTGCAGCCGCAGCACCTGCACCTGATGCCGGCGGCCAATCTGCGCGGCCGGCTCGGCGAGTTGGGCTTCAGCGTGGTGCTGGAGCAGCACGGTGAGCCGCACGATCCGGTCGACCTGCTGGCCGCCTGCTGGCTGCTGCTGGACGCCCTCGCGCCGCGCGAGGACCTGCCGTGGGCGCCGGGCGACCCGCCGGGACGGCTGTGGCGGGCGCTGCGCGGGGCGCTCTTCGTCGCGGGCGCGCCGGTGCTGCTGGGAGCGACGGTGCTGGACCGGCTGATCGCCCGCTTCGCCGGCCGGGCGGGCCTGTCCAACGCCTACCGCCTGCTCGCCCGCCGGGACGACTGA
- a CDS encoding amidase domain-containing protein has translation MQHAIRRRIAGAALIMGLVGAGAPALAGPAFADAPATGTTATAPAALPSFSDLLRGITVDYAEAHWNWTAWNDSTPVAFGADQDNYQCAEFVARSLAAAGLVPGLGPDDPQDDYFHYTAPNGKTYDLLLITDLPQYHNLYDYLMDSGMGTDVGDHPELARPGDVVVTYAGPNGAKTHTGLVATAADGTTEATVDAHNRARNHYGYHFYAPSHLIRIEPLGLLTGFGATADPSLNAAAAAPRSLMVAPKAAPKAAPKSTAPLLTRHDPAGPQV, from the coding sequence GTGCAGCATGCAATCCGTCGACGCATCGCCGGCGCGGCCCTGATCATGGGCCTGGTCGGCGCCGGGGCCCCCGCCCTGGCCGGGCCCGCCTTCGCCGACGCGCCCGCCACGGGCACCACCGCCACGGCCCCCGCCGCACTGCCCTCGTTCAGCGACCTGCTGCGCGGCATCACGGTCGACTACGCCGAGGCCCACTGGAACTGGACGGCCTGGAACGACAGCACCCCGGTCGCCTTCGGCGCCGACCAGGACAACTACCAGTGCGCGGAGTTCGTCGCCCGCTCCCTCGCGGCGGCCGGCCTGGTCCCGGGCCTGGGCCCGGACGACCCGCAGGACGACTACTTCCACTACACCGCGCCGAACGGCAAGACCTACGACCTGCTGCTGATCACCGACCTGCCGCAGTACCACAACCTGTACGACTACCTGATGGACAGCGGCATGGGCACCGACGTGGGCGACCACCCCGAGCTGGCCCGCCCGGGCGACGTCGTGGTCACCTACGCCGGCCCGAACGGCGCCAAGACCCACACCGGCCTGGTCGCGACCGCCGCCGACGGCACCACGGAGGCCACCGTGGACGCGCACAACCGTGCCCGCAACCACTACGGCTACCACTTCTACGCGCCGTCGCACCTGATCCGGATCGAGCCGCTCGGGCTGCTGACCGGCTTCGGCGCCACCGCCGACCCGAGCCTCAACGCCGCCGCGGCCGCGCCGCGGTCCCTGATGGTGGCCCCGAAGGCCGCGCCCAAGGCCGCGCCGAAGTCCACTGCCCCGCTGCTCACCCGCCACGACCCGGCGGGCCCGCAGGTCTGA
- a CDS encoding heavy metal-binding domain-containing protein, whose translation MTESWSGSGLPPTAAARVARERAGGTWSSALSTGEFAAIRSVGFEPVGQVMGSAVYHVGRSGQYWGYHACGYVGRGWARSVYGPAGVILSGNGGPSEALVRVMDSARGAALGRMTAECTALGGDGVVAAQLTMAPFPAAPDCLEFKVIGTAVRATGPVRPRRPFTSHLDGQGFAKLITAGWVPVELLVGMSIGVRHDDFRTGQQRYSWNNQEMEGWTALVHLVRADARTQLHRQGAGQGGDGVILADGDLRVWEERCMGSSQNSEQTDHIAESTLIGTAIARFAAKPSAPRTLTVLPLNSGGDRLRRRLAQAARPGARG comes from the coding sequence ATGACGGAGTCGTGGAGCGGGTCGGGTCTGCCGCCCACCGCCGCGGCGCGGGTCGCCAGGGAACGGGCCGGCGGCACGTGGTCGTCGGCGCTGTCGACCGGCGAGTTCGCCGCGATCAGGTCGGTCGGGTTCGAGCCGGTCGGCCAGGTGATGGGATCGGCGGTCTACCACGTCGGCCGCAGCGGCCAGTACTGGGGCTACCACGCCTGCGGCTACGTCGGCCGGGGCTGGGCGCGCAGCGTGTACGGACCGGCCGGCGTCATCCTGTCCGGCAACGGCGGGCCCTCCGAGGCGCTGGTGCGGGTGATGGACTCGGCGCGGGGCGCCGCGCTGGGCCGGATGACCGCGGAGTGCACGGCCCTGGGCGGCGACGGGGTGGTGGCGGCGCAGCTGACCATGGCGCCCTTCCCGGCGGCGCCGGACTGCCTGGAGTTCAAGGTGATCGGCACCGCCGTGCGGGCCACCGGCCCGGTGCGCCCGCGCCGCCCGTTCACCTCGCACCTGGACGGGCAGGGCTTCGCCAAGCTGATCACCGCCGGCTGGGTGCCGGTGGAGCTGCTGGTCGGGATGTCGATCGGGGTGCGCCACGACGACTTCCGGACCGGGCAGCAGCGGTACTCCTGGAACAACCAGGAGATGGAGGGCTGGACCGCCCTGGTCCACCTGGTCCGGGCCGACGCCCGCACGCAGCTGCACCGCCAGGGGGCGGGGCAGGGCGGCGACGGGGTGATCCTGGCCGACGGCGACCTCAGGGTCTGGGAGGAGCGCTGCATGGGCAGCTCCCAGAACAGCGAGCAGACCGACCACATCGCGGAGAGCACCCTCATCGGCACCGCGATCGCCCGCTTCGCCGCCAAGCCGTCCGCGCCGCGCACCCTGACGGTCCTGCCGCTCAACAGCGGCGGTGACCGGCTGCGCAGGCGCCTGGCCCAGGCCGCGCGTCCCGGCGCCCGCGGCTGA